A stretch of DNA from Hydra vulgaris chromosome 03, alternate assembly HydraT2T_AEP:
ACTTGGTTCAAACAGACTCTTGTCTTTGATACCTCTTCTGCTGATCAAGTTTTATCtctaaaataacaaacttaCTAACATCTATCATTCCACTACTATTTATTCAATCTTGTTGTTAACTTTAGCATTCAATAAAGTACATTTTCTACGAAAGTATTAAGCTTTCATACTTTGTTACAAGCTGTGCAAACAATCGATTTGCTTTagtttatttcattcatttcatTATGAACTGAATAAAACAAagagtttttcttttatattttactcttaGAATACTCTGTTAGCAATTCAAccaaaactgtttttataaagtaataaagaCTGGAggcatttttaaatgaatttttctgaaaaactataccatttttttcaaaaaatataaaaagccaatttgtatatcaaaattaattgaCAAATTAACAAATACTTGCAACCAATAAGAAATTcataattcaatataaaattatgtacaAATTCAAAGGAACttttatgataatataaaacCATGACACCATCAatgttatttgattttaaaggaaagttatttttatcaaacagtttttgacttttatttttctattttataattattcataGAATAATTATTAAACCATAATTATTCATAGATGTAAATATTCATAGAATAATTATTAAACCATAAATATTCATAGATATAATTATTCATAGAATAATTATTAAACCATAGTTATTCATAGATATAATTATTCATAGAATAATTATTAAGCCATAATTATTCAtagatgtaaataatttattgattttttaacaacataatccaagtttaaaattctcactgaagtaataatattttagtttaattaactcAGGTTCCGACTTGCTCACTCACTCAATCTGTAGCCATTAACTTTACCAACACTTTTCAGgcttttatataaacaaagaaaaatattatatactgTCAACAAAGTACTTCATTTGAATCAAAAGAGTGGCCTAAAAGGTTGGTTTTAAAGCCTTTTGAAATATCATCAAGTCAAAAATCAATGCTAATCTTACGCCAAGattcaaaattttcaactttaagaTTTAAGctaataaagaagtttttaacaattatttgttGTTCACAGAATATATACACCAATAGAATTTTAGTTTGTGATTCGTTTAATagcaaatattgtttgttttattacaaatatttctaTTACAACAGTAAGAACTTTTTAACTGATCTTGATTTTTAATCTGCTTAATAATCCAAAATCATAAAGTTCATTGAAATATTTGCTAAACTTTTCTTGTGCTAACCAAGTTCTGAACTTTCTATTTTCTACATCTAAATAACTAGTAAACAGAAGTATTTTAGTTGTTgcttaaaaatgaaagtaaattttGAACTACCAAcatgcttttttaatatatgctaaaatctttttttatgaaaaatcaaataatgaaCCATCATCATTAAACTTAATGGAAGCGTGCATCATCATAATTTTGCTTTTTCTCTTAATCCAAGTTCAAATAATTGTgtcataaataattttagatcactttgaaattacaatatttcatttattcataatttaataaatgattatttatttataattgtttgtttAATCATTATAACAATACTTACAGAAAAAGGATCAATGTAAtgatttaatgttaaaattagaaagttttaacataaaaaaaaaattgcctgaaTTCAAATTTCTCCTAatagaacttttaaaatattaggcgttttttatattatttattcagtatatataattgtaaagtaTTACATAATCatgatgatatttatttataccttTATCACTTAActcattgaaattaaaaaaaaatttaaaaaatatatatatatgtgtgtctGTTAACTtgatattatctttaaaaaagtagtttttcattcttttttatttcagacACTCAAATTGAAGAGCTGTTGAATCAAGACCCAAGGAATCAGAGATTCAGAAATGTAggcaatgaaaaaaatggtacacttaagtttaaatatgtttttaaactcATAGTTTTTAAAGTGTTGTCTAATATTTGCtagaagtaaaagaaaaatttattttttatccatttatttaaccataaaatatgaaaatttacaataatattttataaactcacATAAATAAGgtcggtgtcactcatatagttaaaaactagtcaatggagcgacacctaaaaaaaaaaaaaaaaagcacagaaaaattataaataagaaaaaaaaaaaaaaaaagaacgaaaGGAAAATAAAGcactaataaataaagatgatattaataattgaaataataatataataaaaataataatattaataataatgtgaataaaaaaacaaatagtaaCTATATCATGataactttactaaaaattataactaatgataaaaacaatggtaaaaataattatagtaaagtttataactacgtcagaaattaataaaataaacataacaattGCAAAAATTAGGACAATAAccataaaaactattaatataattgaatcaCTATcactataaataatattaataagatttataaaacaaagataaatttatgataatagtaatattagtagagttaaaaaagacagtataaaataaaagtaataatagttttataaatacaataatataaaaaaagcaataataataaataataaagttaatattcattaaatatatactcaaatataaatttcttaatttggTTTTGATTGAGAAGAAGAATGTTAGTAATATAAgggtatttagttaaaatctttttttttataaatggtattATTTGGTTCCAGTGAGAAATAGATTAATGTTTAATAGAAAGCTTGCCATATTTGATAGTGTTGAAAAAGGAAGTGTGcaagttaaaattttcagtATTTCGAGTGTAATATTTGTGTGTGtcacttgttttaataaaaaaattattgaacaaattgtgtagtttattttgaagaaaatcaatCACAAAGAGACAGTTATAAAGCTTTACAAGATCTtgaaatttaagaatttttaattcagaaaatcTATTTTCAATATTAGATCGTAAGGGAGAAAATGTCATAATTCTTAAGGAAGTGCGTTGTAAACTGTTTATACGATGTAATAAAAGACTACCTTGTTGACCCCAAACAGTGCAACAATAACTTAGATGTGAGGAGAACAAGGAATAGTAAATTGATACTAAAACATATTATGGAACATAGTGTCGTATTAATGACAGCATATTATTGGCACGtgagagttttttatttaattgaattagtTGATAGTACCATGAATGATAGTACCagtttttgtcaagaaatatcccaaggtattttatatatttagatgaGAAATGTCTTTTACCATTAATTCTAGTTTTCACATTATTACTATCAGTCTTTTTTTTTGGAGggtgaaaaataataaattcagttttattgatatttaggAAAAGACGGTTACTATTTAACTTATGACACAAATGATGGagatttgaattaaattttttacaaagctgcGCGAGTGATTTATTTATGCATAGAAGattagtgtcgtcagcgaaatGATGAACAATCAAATTAATTATAGAGTGAGGCAGAtcgttaatatatattaaaaacagtacAGGTCCTAGAACAGAACCCTGTGGTATACCAAACTTAATAACTTTACGTGTGGATTGAAACCCATTAATCAAGACAAACTGAGTACGGTTGTTAATATAGGATGAAAACCAATCATTAGCGATACTCCGTATACCATAGTGATACAATTTTTCAGTTAATATCTTAtggtcaactgtatcaaatgctttttggAGATCAATAAAGACGCCACAGGCAAAAGAACCACTATTAATTGCACCACAAATCATTTCAGTAATGCTAATAAGTGCATGGCAAGTagagtgttttaaataaaatccaaacttgataaatttttcaagaattttgctgatatttgataataatgatattggTCTATAGTTATTGCAGTCAAGTTTCGAGTCCTTTTTATGGATTGGTTTAAGagatgcagtttttaaaatattagggaATATACCAGTAGTGAATGAGAGATTAAATAGTTCAGAAAGTACTGAGGAAATATCATTAGCAAGAAGTTTTAGAATAAAGGCTGAAATGCTGTTTGGACTAGAAGCCTTGCCATCATTTAGAAAAAGAATAActgatattatttcatttttttcagtagGTTTAATGAAAAGAGACTCAgggtttgatatttttaaatacttatggAAGTCAGTATGAGatgaatgaatatttttttgcagttcttcagggattgaaataaaaaaggagttGAAAATTTCCGAGATTTTAACTGGATCATTGATAATGGTGTTGTTTGAAGATCTACAAGATGTAAATGAGATATCATTCGAACGTATATTCAAAAAAGTTCTAATACCCTTCCATGTAGCTCTCAAGCTTTTGCTATTGGTAGTAAAGTAGTTAGAAAAGTGGTTCTTTTTGCTTCTTCGAATAAGTGTTACAAGTAAATTTCTATAGGTTTCGTAAGTTTTTTCAAGAATTAGTTTGTCatgaagattttttgttttaaggaacttcttaaatattttgtttcgtttttttatCGAGGtaaaaattgctgaagtaatCCATGGTTTAAGGCATCGTGTTAGGCCACAGTTACTTAGTTTTTTAACGTTGTCTGTTTGTCTAGAAGAGAGTTAAAGGTAATGAAGAAATTTTCATatgatttatttgtattaatattggAAAATTGGATTACTTTATCCCAGTTGATTTCCAAGTAACCATTCCTGAATtctttactatttaattttttgaagtttcgAAGAATAATATTGCTTGTTCgagaattattaattttttttttaaaagatgaataaATTAGAAACTGTGGCAAATGATCCGATATTCTAATAGTTAGATTGCCggaaaaaatatctttagaagttgaattagaaaatatattatcaattaaattactTGAGTGATTGGTAATTCTTGTTGGTAAAGATATAAAAGGAAGAAAGTTATTTGAAGCAATGGTGTTCAAATACTCCGAGATTGAATTATCTGAGCTTGCTTTTATAAGATCGATATAAAAATCACCCATTATAAAGATAGTTTTAAGTTTCAAAGTATTATCTATtagcgtttaaaaattattaccatATAgaatttgcaaccccctcaaattgagggaggtttaaactttatatggtcataatttttgaacgctaaaatattttaaaatgaaatctaaagtttatcaatgaatataagtctagttaagaatagtacaaaaaatacttcatcaacttgttgctctcacgtttgaggcagggggggggggcaaaaattttggggcttttttgttcccagcctccaatcatcgcaattttttgcaaaccctcattatttgacataagtataaacatataaatgtttggaatttgctccatgtctggaagttacctatctcaaacaccaaaaaattctTTCTTTGCCTCTGATGGCAAGtaattaaaagttctttttctaAATTCGAGTTtcgttgtttgtttttttctatttcttttttatctgtAAGCAGGTATAATCCGCCGCATTCAATATAAACACTTtacttaacttttaaattaattgaataatttataacttaagtaatttttttaaacaaacgattaactttttgacttttatatataatttgcaaatgCTTTTATCTCCTTGAtaagttttattctttttatacaaataatttctttcttcttttctttttttttttttttaccttttatcAACCGTTAAATAGACACATCCGTCATTTGCGAACACCTTGCATccaattaatttgtttaaaatcagGAATGTTTAAACTACTTCTACCGTTTTTTCAGTTTTGCAGcaataatatgaaaaattttaagaacattttacGTTAGCCATGTTTTATATAccaaatggaaaaaattcaCCATTAATAATTGTTTGAGGTGATTGACCCCATAATTGTTTTAACAttcctatttttgttttttgattagttagacagaaaaaattaaaactagatGACATTTTTGGAATAAACTCTCggataaaactgttaaaaaaacaaaactttattttactgtcgttatttaacaattttgacTTGAATTTTAGGTgtagtttataattatattatggAGATATTATTATAgtgtaatattaataaatgcTAAAGACGTAATACAAAATTAGattcaatatattattattattattatcattattaggatataattatttaaaatatttagaatattacTGATGTTATTATAATCAAATACTATATCAATTAGTATACtattatcaattattaatttttgaacatttatttttcatgttaatatataaattttatttgtttagaaaaagaagaaccAGCACgcattaaaacatcaaaaaaagaaaagttgacaagtaatatttatacatttatgtttaataaaaaatattgtaattgtaGACTGGTAATCTTTACACATTCataaacaaacatacatatgTGTATCCTATGCTACCTCATAGATATGCATGTTTATTGTTgtatcttattatattttaaaaatctaatattgtTTACAGATCAAAGGTTTGTTTGAAGATTAAATTCAATATTGGTggtttattattagatttatcattacattcaaaattttgatttaaaattcaataaactaGCTACCGTTTTACCTGTCTTGTCTAATATCTTAAATTGAAAATGTAAAGCagaatattttcattaaaatataaaatggttCAATAAGTAGCAGATAGAGAAGCATTGTTGacatataaaatttcaaaagcaCATAATCATAGCGTGGCATAATCTTGTGGTTTTCTGAAATTAACAATTACTATTTAACTGTTTGCACATGTGCAATAAATtcaaaatggttaaaaaattcaaaatggtttcaaaaactaaatttgtaacttgtttataaacaagtttactATCAAAACTGCAATCAATCAGTATTTAAGTTGGCAGTTattagaaagttaaaaaatatagttaaagaatttgaaaatggttaacaaaaaacttaaaaaccaaaatacgtgccaaaaaaacataagaaaagaCAGGAGAGAATTGAAATTTGAACTTGTAAAACACAAGGAATGAACAAcccatttttatatacactaatatagattttttatgtgatatgaaaaaaattcattactGGGATTTTGCTGTAATGTCATTATGCGTTTtgaattttcatcaaatttttgtattatgtttgttattaaataagttccaacataaagttaaaaaaatagactTGAAAATTTGCatgaacttaaaaaagtatttaaaccaAAATCAAGTCTATTGGagggcaaaaaaaaatatttatttttaaaaatttatttgttttgtaacATGCATTCATTAGCATTCGAAAAAGATGAActtgatgatgataataatatatgtatgtatgtatgtatgtatgtatgtatgtattatatatatatatatatatatatatatatatatatatatatatatatatatatatatatatatatatattcattctAAAAAAGCAGTTctgaataatttttctttttttgtttttaaataaaaacctatctataattttaaagattaaatgaaactttttatttcaaagaaataaaaaataatttttcattttggtttttatacttcaatttttaaatgaaaaaacctGTGGCAATTATTAGCTAGCTTAAATCTTCAAGATATATGGtaaatttagcaaaatatttttcgcTTGACCTATTATCTCATTCCCCAAAAAGTCAACCTGAAATGTAACTCATAGCAAAATTAAActgtaacaaaataaaacatttgcaatatttataacaaacattaaaacaaaacaatttttctataGAAAAGAAGAAGCCATtggtaaaaaaagaagaaaaagcagATTCaagtaattttcaaatttaaaaacttttaattgcaaTGTATAAAGTTATAAACACTACTGTTgtgcattattaaaatattaactaaagtatgtttataatatttctttatagaaaaaacaaatcaatcaagaatccagagtaagaaaaatttaatgaaaaaaagaaatgaaccAAGTAATTTTTACATTGGATATATCTCTATAACCATtgttctaatataaaatatttaagattgaattaatactattataaaaattattattatttcattgtataaatgtatatatatatataccccaCACCGCACCAACCGACCACATTGTGGGGTTTGTTGCGGTGCGGGGCTCCCTGCGGTAGCTGTAGTAGGGGGTGCACTGGCACTGCGCCTGGATCTGGAGGGGGGTGGATCCTGTTTTAGATGAGAAGAAAAACAggaagtatttttatttcctattttttAATGAACCTAGTGAACTAATACTATTTCAAGTAAATAAGCTATCTGGAAAATCTGCATATCTTCTAGGCATTCCTGCTAATCCTAAGGaatgtattataatttttgattatcaaaaattagtttatattaattaaaacacaaaaaataaaaaaatacatgtaatTAAGATATAAGAATAAAtggaatttaaataaattttacttgatttatttgaaattataccTATggtcttattaaaataaaataaaatggccCTAAACTTTCTAGAATTTGGTTAtctataaatttataagtaattttatatCCTAAGAGACtcatttttgttgaaaagatatgattaatcaaaatatgattatatcaaaattttaattattaaaaaaaatagataaatatttttataataattgataataaacaatgtttcaagttttatttaaattactaaatattattatagctGTAATACCCCCtaatacactaaaaaaaaaaggtggtagTTTACTAATATTGTAGAtcatattagaaaaattatcttttataattataaattgaaaCATGTATCCataagaaatagaaaataatgaAGCAATAACTTTATAATCACTTTCGTgaatattagtaaaattatttttatcttgttgTGGGTTATTAATGAAACTATAATAAACTAAAGAATAAAAGgctttaaagaataaattaaagaataaaaggTCTTAAAGAATAAAAGGCTGTAATAAATACAGGACTAATACTAATTCAAAcggaaaaagataaaaaatttgaaaataatgctACTTCGACAATTAAATCTTCAGAATAAAATCCTGCTAAAAATGGTAATCCTAATAATGCTAAAGAccctataattataaaaataaatattaaaggtacaaagttttttaaagcacTATATTTTCTCATATCTTGTTCATCATTTATAGCATGAATTAAAGATCCTGCACTAAGGAATGATAATGCCTTAAAAAATCCatagtttattaaatgaaataaacttAGGTCATAAAAAGAAAACCCACAAATCATAATCATATAACCTAGTTGACTACAAGTAGAATATgctattacttttttaaaatcattttgaatcATTCCTATGGTTGCTgagaaaaaagaagttaaacttataataattattaaaattaatatagtaGATGAAAGTTCAAATACGGGTGACattctaataattaaaaatactccAGCTGTGACCATTGTAGCTGCATGAATTAAAGCCGAAACTGAAGTAGGTCCTTCCATTGCGTCAGATAACCACATATGAAAGCCTAATTAAGCAGATTTTCCTATTACAcctattaaaatgaaaaaaaatgggaTATAAAGAATAGGAAAATCATTAGTTATGgaaattataaatatgtcattgaATTCAAAAGACCCagtaaatattcataaatatattattccaATTAATAACCTAATGTCCCCTAGTTTATTTATAACCATTGCTTTTATTGCCGATTTATTAGCTTGTATTCTGgtatactaaaaattaataaataagtatgAACATAATCCTACCCCCTCTTATCctataaaaagttgaaataagtTTGAACTTGATATTAACACTatcataaaaatagtaaataacgataaataagatataaatctTGGCAAGTGAGGCTCATTTTCCATAAaggaataagaaaataaatgaacaaaaaatgaaaCAGTGATTACATGTTAgtagtaatttaattaaactttaaattaaatgaatttatcaaccataaattaatgaattatttaacaaCCATAAACTAAATCAATTTAATAGatcatagtataaaaaattattgttaaaattaatttcataaaaaacgaTTCAAGAAATTATAAGTGttgatataataattataaaagagaTTAATATAGCACCTTTATTACCAAAAAATCTACTTAAAAACCCACATAATATCCTagtaaataaaggtaaaaaaattataattaaaatcatgttataaatttaataaataagttaaaatagaaataaacaatttaggattcaataaataaagtaatgtataatataaagtaaaacctagataaataaaattcaaacataaattatttttgtttaaagaaataacgctgtttaaagatatgtaaaaattattattttggaataaaagtatttttactattcttaGGTAAAAATTCCAATGTAAGTAATTAATCCAATGCAAGTAATTATTCCAATGCAAGTAATTATTCCAATGCAAGTAATTATTCCAATGCAAGTAATTATTCCAATGCAAGTAATTAATCCAATGCAAGTAATTATTCCAATGCATGTAATTAATAGACATAAACACCCTgctataatataattataatttattatataagtaataataaatattattatactaattcataaaaaataatttgctttaAGAAATTGTGTGAtcataataagtaaaattattgatggaattaaataaaaaaaactatatttatttaaatataagtttaatataataaaaataaatatattaatataatattttattaaaataagataaatcaacataaaatatGGTTTTTTGTTGCTGATAActttacatttgtaaaataaaattttaaaagatattaaaaaaaatatgaaaaaacaattgaaaaagatAAGTTTGAAACAGCAATAGCATTACAAAGTTAAAAGATTTtgcatttagtaaaaaaaagttaatttaagtatatataaaaatatttgcttgcTTATGaattgttatttcttaataaattcatttgttaaaaaagatagatCCCATTCAAAGGattttgagaatatttaaatttcacttTAGACAGGTTTATGTTGATGCTGTTTGATCAAGttgactttaaatattttccGATTATATAGACAAAAGCACTTATTCTATATTTAGTAATGTAACAACACAGAGTAAACTTCAAATCacctaaacataaaaataaataatcggttcctattataaatgttttagcaaaataaaatacttcattaaCACAAGTTCAACCAGCTAAATTAAATTTCTGaccaaaagtttgaaaaaaatattaaattttgaaatgtttaacaaaaatagttttaagtttatttttcataatagttatttgttttaacattatttaaaaacaattttactttaaacagATACTTAATATGGTAGTTTAAGTGctaaaactatgttttaaaaaaaactttaaaatcagatATCTCAGCAACTACAAGATGTTCCATATCTCTTTTagctgttttttgttttttgtaataaaggTGTCTAAAACTCTAAATTTACTCTCCACCAggtatttttttggttcaaaattaatcttaatttaacattaattttaatgctttaaGACTATGTATGAAGATCATTCTTCCATAATTTTAAAGCGAATGTTACAAAATTAAAGAGAAGTATTTTCTAAtacctgtattttcaaaaaatatatagttttcatattttgttttttaatttttattctttttttttttctttaattttgaagTCTGAAAGTTAAGGTGGACTATTACAATCAAATGGATTTATAAGATGAATAGTTCTTTATGACTCTTAGAGCTTTATtgaaaaagacaataaaatgctcaagttatttaatttttaatatatagttttaatgcatagtttttaatgtaattatatatgttttatattttca
This window harbors:
- the LOC136078521 gene encoding neurofilament heavy polypeptide-like is translated as MEMLEDTQIEELLNQDPRNQRFRNVGNEKNEKEEPARIKTSKKEKLTKKKKPLVKKEEKADSKKTNQSRIQSKKNLMKKRNEPIEEVKTPDAGNPVTEEVNIPDSGNPVTEEANIPDSGNPVTEEVKTPDSGNPVTEEVKTPDSGMSFYLF